A region from the Aerosakkonema funiforme FACHB-1375 genome encodes:
- a CDS encoding DUF2243 domain-containing protein, whose amino-acid sequence MDKQQNQLGSLIAAGVSIGMGAAGFFDGIVFHQILQWHHMLTNVLPTDSISDVEANTRWDGLFHAGMYVLTAVGIGFLWRASSNSNVPLSLKVFGGSLLIGAGSFNVVEGLINHQILGIHHVKPGPNQLAWDMGFLVVGALVAAIGWILLRSGQREVIVRD is encoded by the coding sequence ATGGATAAACAACAAAACCAACTGGGAAGCTTGATTGCTGCGGGTGTGTCGATCGGTATGGGTGCTGCCGGATTTTTTGATGGGATTGTATTTCACCAAATCCTGCAATGGCATCATATGCTGACAAATGTTCTGCCTACCGATAGCATCTCTGATGTAGAAGCGAACACACGCTGGGACGGTTTATTTCATGCTGGTATGTATGTTCTCACAGCTGTTGGAATTGGGTTTCTGTGGCGTGCCAGTTCTAATAGCAACGTTCCTCTATCATTAAAGGTTTTTGGTGGTTCATTGCTGATCGGTGCGGGGTCGTTTAATGTTGTTGAAGGTCTGATAAATCACCAAATTTTGGGTATTCATCATGTTAAACCCGGCCCCAATCAATTGGCTTGGGATATGGGATTTCTTGTTGTTGGTGCATTGGTAGCTGCGATCGGCTGGATTTTGTTGCGATCGGGACAGCGCGAGGTTATAGTTAGGGACTAG